The sequence CAATACGAAAACGAGAGCCCACCATCTCTCAATCAGTGATTTTAAGCCTCTTGATCCACTGCAAACAAGCTTGTTATTATGGTAGGTGCAAACCGCTCGCTTCctgaaatcaaaaccaaaaagtATACATGTTTATACCGAATCCAAAAACTTTAATAAGACAGAATTTCTCTTATTCTTATAGGGATTCTtctgcttatatatatatataggaaagaAGCTgaaaatcttaatatatatatatggtcgtCCTGTTTACTAACCTGGATGAGCAAAAGGTGATGACATAATCTGTTCCTGCGCACGTACAAATACTGGTAGGATCATCATATGCATAGCTATAAGCAGTGGGGCAAGCTTCTTTGAACTTCTTTGAATAAAATGTAGGTTGGCACACCCTAGGGTTTCCATAAAGTCCCCTGCAACAATATTCATCCGTGTTGAACACATCACAAGCGCTTCGACAAGCGATGACCTTTCCCTTGGACTTAACAGCCAGCTCTGAAGGGCAAGTATCCCTCAAATCTGCATCACAGCCAGCAACACTGCAATTTCCCTTACCGTTGATCGGCGTAACAGCTATCGGCAAGTTAAACCCGTCGACAAGGCTGACATCGTAAAAGTCGAGTGTTGTTAGGGTAAATTCAGCAAGTGAGGCTGGGGTTTCACCTGAGGCCCTGCATTTCAGGAATGAACCACAGGTCCCAGTCTTGCATGTACCGTTCCCGTTCTTGTCAAAACTACAGCCTGTTCTACCCCATATCCGGCCACTCCAGCCAACCGGAGCatttaaaacactagattggCCTGGTTTCAACTCAAATCCACCACCATTGAAGTTCTCACCTGGGAAGATACCCGGCCATACCGTTTCTTTGCAATAATTAGTTATGGTGAAGACTCTCAGACTCTCCATCATTCTTGGCCCTGTCCATCCGGGGAAATTGAGTTAAGAACAGGAAAATATTATGATGAAATAGATTCAAAAGGTTGTAAGAAATTAAATGCTGGCTAGTGATTTAAAGTATTATAGAGAAACGACTGTAATTTTGaatcataattcaaaaaaatcaataagttagaagttaattaaaaatcttaaatttccATTAAAGAAAAATCTTGATTCAATCTTTGtaacaactttttaattaaactgaAAGTTATATTAACCAAACTTATTTATCGTTTTTCTCTGaactaaaagattaaaaatagcctaaattaatttatataagttataacacataaaaaaactttattctaAACAgaataagatgtttttttttttttgtagatttaCATCCATGTAGCATGTTTATCTAAGCTTCTGTATTTATATTTGTTGTGGGGTAATCTTCCATAACACAAGACACAagaacaaaattatatttttactgttGTGTTTTTTGAGTTTTAGTGGTGGACCGTATCATAAACCCTTGGTTGCTACACTATCAAATTACTACTAGTGCTTTTCTAGggtttcatttttgtttgtaatGGTGGATCCACCATAAACCCTTAGTTTGctatattatcaaattattactagtgtttttctatgattttatttttgtttttagtggtGGATATcgcattaaaactaaaaataaataaataaaaagtaaaaataaaagagcagACAAACATCAAAAGC is a genomic window of Populus alba chromosome 5, ASM523922v2, whole genome shotgun sequence containing:
- the LOC118029363 gene encoding pathogenesis-related thaumatin-like protein 3.5; protein product: MARLNLHLLLLLILLVVSSGPRMMESLRVFTITNYCKETVWPGIFPGENFNGGGFELKPGQSSVLNAPVGWSGRIWGRTGCSFDKNGNGTCKTGTCGSFLKCRASGETPASLAEFTLTTLDFYDVSLVDGFNLPIAVTPINGKGNCSVAGCDADLRDTCPSELAVKSKGKVIACRSACDVFNTDEYCCRGLYGNPRVCQPTFYSKKFKEACPTAYSYAYDDPTSICTCAGTDYVITFCSSRKRAVCTYHNNKLVCSGSRGLKSLIERWWALVFVLPLLLAF